The proteins below come from a single Rosa rugosa chromosome 2, drRosRugo1.1, whole genome shotgun sequence genomic window:
- the LOC133734203 gene encoding probable serine/threonine-protein kinase PBL28 isoform X2: MRLFWWQQLPLLILIQLLQPSRTSYKIYAEAFLTFKSRVGSPELSSGQIGKYPCLKQWTFLKYYKLKDPCVPFTFPGISSIPLRSNRVNLAPFAPRLFMSQSSIDVQKELHKQRNRRIADIVDGDGSVPTLTPVQEAGDKKPKQKVAAIIGGVAAAFLVVIVVILVYIYLMRVKRVVRRTSDTSSSTPSPHVEWTRGDTSPYAVALSPYDTHNLRQLSILELEQATSNFNENNIIGQGRFGLVYKGLLQDGSIVAIKRRLHAPTQYFFQEVKHIARVNHVHILRLIGYCQDTSQQLLVYEYLPNGNVGNHLYDAEGLPIGKLGLWQRLLVALGAAKGLAHLHSLVPPLLHMNFRTSNVLLDDNFTPKVSDYGLTRLLNKGHYAGSSSAIDCFLDPELDSSKKFSERGDVYSFGVFLLELISGREANGRNQSNLGDNLLLQAKDCEDLDRFVDKTLGDYTMQAATKQMMELALMCIDASEQRPHMKTVVQVLERIQAREISHFHIEVEEIGAVTLGSELFK, translated from the exons ATGCGCTTGTTCTGGTGGCAACAGTTGCCTCTGCTTATACTCATTCAACTTTTACAACCCAGTAGAACAAGTTACAAAATATatg CTGAAGCTTTCCTGACCTTCAAGAGCAGAGTTGGAAGTCCTGAACTCTCCAGTGGTCAGATTGGAAAATATCCGTGTCTGAAACAATGGACATTTCTCAAATATTATAAACTGAAGGATCCTTGTGTTCCTTt CACATTTCCTGGTATCTCTTCAATTCCCCTGCGGTCTAACAGAGTCAACTTAGCACCATTTGCTCCAAGACTTTTCATGTCACAATCTTCAATTGATGTACAAAAAGAGCTCCataaacaaagaaacagaaGGATAGCAGACATAGTTGATGGGGACGGCAGTGTTCCAACACTCACACCTGTACAAGAAGCTGGTGATAAAAAACCGAAACAGAAAGTTGCAGCCATCATTGGTGGAGTTGCTGCTGCTTTTCTTGTGGTTATTGTAGTGATACTAGTTTACATCTACTTGATGCGTGTCAAAAGAGTCGTTAGGCGAACATCTGATACATCATCTTCTACACCATCCCCCCATG TTGAATGGACAAGAGGGGACACATCCCCCTATGCCGTTGCTTTATCTCCATATGATACACACAACTTGAGGCAACTGTCAATATTGGAACTGGAGCAAGCTACTAGCAATTTCAATGAAAATAATATCATAGGCCAAGGTAGATTTGGTTTGGTCTACAAGGGATTGCTCCAAGATGGATCTATTGTGGCTATCAAGAGACGCTTACATGCTCCAACTCAGTATTTTTTTCAAGAG GTGAAGCACATAGCTCGTGTGAACCACGTGCATATTCTCAGGCTCATTGGTTATTGCCAAGATACAAGTCAACAGTTACTTGTCTATGAGTATCTTCCAAATGGAAATGTTGGGAATCATCTATATG ATGCTGAAGGTTTGCCTATTGGAAAGCTGGGTTTATGGCAAAGGTTATTGGTTGCTTTGGGAGCAGCCAAAG GACTTGCACATCTTCATAGTTTGGTACCTCCTCTCCTGCACATGAATTTCAGGACAAGCAATGTTCTTTTGGATGATAACTTTACACCCAAGGTGTCTGATTATGGATTAACCAGACTGCTAAATAAGGGTCACTATGCTGGATCATCTTCAGCCATAGACTGCTTTCTTGACCCAGA GTTAGATTCATCGAAGAAATTTTCAGAAAGAGGTGATGTGTACAGTTTTGGGGTCTTCTTACTGGAATTGATCAGCGGACGTGAAGCAAATGGCAGAAACCAGTCAAATTTGGGGGATAATTTATTATTGCAG GCGAAGGATTGTGAGGATTTGGACAGATTTGTTGATAAAACATTAGGAGACTATACAATGCAAGCTGCAACAAAACAGATGATGGAGTTAGCATTGATGTGTATAGATGCTAGTGAACAAAGACCACACATGAAGACTGTTGTTCAAGTGCTCGAACGGATTCAAGCGAGAGAAATTAGCCATTTTCACATCGAAGTCGAGGAGATAGGTGCTGTGACTCTTGGTAGTGAACTTTTCAAATGA
- the LOC133734203 gene encoding probable serine/threonine-protein kinase PBL28 isoform X1: MRLFWWQQLPLLILIQLLQPSRTSYKIYAEAFLTFKSRVGSPELSSGQIGKYPCLKQWTFLKYYKLKDPCVPFSTFPGISSIPLRSNRVNLAPFAPRLFMSQSSIDVQKELHKQRNRRIADIVDGDGSVPTLTPVQEAGDKKPKQKVAAIIGGVAAAFLVVIVVILVYIYLMRVKRVVRRTSDTSSSTPSPHVEWTRGDTSPYAVALSPYDTHNLRQLSILELEQATSNFNENNIIGQGRFGLVYKGLLQDGSIVAIKRRLHAPTQYFFQEVKHIARVNHVHILRLIGYCQDTSQQLLVYEYLPNGNVGNHLYDAEGLPIGKLGLWQRLLVALGAAKGLAHLHSLVPPLLHMNFRTSNVLLDDNFTPKVSDYGLTRLLNKGHYAGSSSAIDCFLDPELDSSKKFSERGDVYSFGVFLLELISGREANGRNQSNLGDNLLLQAKDCEDLDRFVDKTLGDYTMQAATKQMMELALMCIDASEQRPHMKTVVQVLERIQAREISHFHIEVEEIGAVTLGSELFK, encoded by the exons ATGCGCTTGTTCTGGTGGCAACAGTTGCCTCTGCTTATACTCATTCAACTTTTACAACCCAGTAGAACAAGTTACAAAATATatg CTGAAGCTTTCCTGACCTTCAAGAGCAGAGTTGGAAGTCCTGAACTCTCCAGTGGTCAGATTGGAAAATATCCGTGTCTGAAACAATGGACATTTCTCAAATATTATAAACTGAAGGATCCTTGTGTTCCTTt CAGCACATTTCCTGGTATCTCTTCAATTCCCCTGCGGTCTAACAGAGTCAACTTAGCACCATTTGCTCCAAGACTTTTCATGTCACAATCTTCAATTGATGTACAAAAAGAGCTCCataaacaaagaaacagaaGGATAGCAGACATAGTTGATGGGGACGGCAGTGTTCCAACACTCACACCTGTACAAGAAGCTGGTGATAAAAAACCGAAACAGAAAGTTGCAGCCATCATTGGTGGAGTTGCTGCTGCTTTTCTTGTGGTTATTGTAGTGATACTAGTTTACATCTACTTGATGCGTGTCAAAAGAGTCGTTAGGCGAACATCTGATACATCATCTTCTACACCATCCCCCCATG TTGAATGGACAAGAGGGGACACATCCCCCTATGCCGTTGCTTTATCTCCATATGATACACACAACTTGAGGCAACTGTCAATATTGGAACTGGAGCAAGCTACTAGCAATTTCAATGAAAATAATATCATAGGCCAAGGTAGATTTGGTTTGGTCTACAAGGGATTGCTCCAAGATGGATCTATTGTGGCTATCAAGAGACGCTTACATGCTCCAACTCAGTATTTTTTTCAAGAG GTGAAGCACATAGCTCGTGTGAACCACGTGCATATTCTCAGGCTCATTGGTTATTGCCAAGATACAAGTCAACAGTTACTTGTCTATGAGTATCTTCCAAATGGAAATGTTGGGAATCATCTATATG ATGCTGAAGGTTTGCCTATTGGAAAGCTGGGTTTATGGCAAAGGTTATTGGTTGCTTTGGGAGCAGCCAAAG GACTTGCACATCTTCATAGTTTGGTACCTCCTCTCCTGCACATGAATTTCAGGACAAGCAATGTTCTTTTGGATGATAACTTTACACCCAAGGTGTCTGATTATGGATTAACCAGACTGCTAAATAAGGGTCACTATGCTGGATCATCTTCAGCCATAGACTGCTTTCTTGACCCAGA GTTAGATTCATCGAAGAAATTTTCAGAAAGAGGTGATGTGTACAGTTTTGGGGTCTTCTTACTGGAATTGATCAGCGGACGTGAAGCAAATGGCAGAAACCAGTCAAATTTGGGGGATAATTTATTATTGCAG GCGAAGGATTGTGAGGATTTGGACAGATTTGTTGATAAAACATTAGGAGACTATACAATGCAAGCTGCAACAAAACAGATGATGGAGTTAGCATTGATGTGTATAGATGCTAGTGAACAAAGACCACACATGAAGACTGTTGTTCAAGTGCTCGAACGGATTCAAGCGAGAGAAATTAGCCATTTTCACATCGAAGTCGAGGAGATAGGTGCTGTGACTCTTGGTAGTGAACTTTTCAAATGA
- the LOC133731942 gene encoding uncharacterized protein LOC133731942 has translation MISVLAQERLLGAALGSILTGIVVFEQRRSIYNSISGTQPESVARSQMREPIFGRKSRSEFAHLWNKAVDQTFRPVIESLSSSGW, from the exons ATGATAAGTGTTCTTGCTCAG gAGCGTCTATTGGGCGCCGCACTCGGAAGCATACTCACCGGAATCGTTGTCTTTGAGCAGCGACGAAGCATCTACAACTCCATTTCTGGTACCCAACCTGAATCCGTTGCCCGATCTCAG ATGAGAGAGCCCATATTTGGAAGGAAATCTCGCTCAGAGTTTGCGCACCTCTGGAACAAGGCTGTGGACCAGACATTTCGACCAGTGATTGAGTCCCTTAGTTCATCTGGATGGTAG
- the LOC133731941 gene encoding uncharacterized protein LOC133731941, protein MASIFPFFLLFSSLTLLSIAGAQERAPHGLAKENPMAFSPTAYDFFHPNSKNPVAKDPCVASKCSPLPIAAHVEATEGHESRFSGSQNGKTRVGAGGIAGIVFGLGFVVFLAMGVYYVIVARRTKMTRANTVKPDV, encoded by the coding sequence ATGGCTTCCATTTTTCCATTCTTTCTCTTGTTCTCTTCTCTCACCCTTCTCTCCATTGCTGGTGCTCAGGAAAGAGCTCCCCATGGACTAGCCAAAGAGAACCCAATGGCATTTTCGCCAACAGCGTATGATTTTTTTCATCCAAACTCAAAAAACCCAGTTGCTAAAGACCCTTGTGTTGCTTCCAAATGTTCGCCATTGCCTATTGCAGCCCATGTCGAAGCAACTGAAGGTCATGAGAGCAGATTTTCTGGCTCACAGAATGGCAAGACAAGGGTTGGAGCTGGTGGCATTGCAGGCATTGTGTTCGGTTTAGGATTTGTGGTGTTTCTGGCGATGGGCGTTTACTATGTGATTGTCGCACGCAGAACAAAAATGACTCGGGCTAATACTGTTAAACCTGATGTATGA
- the LOC133732056 gene encoding aquaporin PIP2-4-like, protein MAKDVEGAEHSEFAAKDYHDPPPTPLFDAEELTKWSFYRAVIAEFIATLLFLYITVLTVIGYKEQSKLDQCGGVGILGIAWAFGGMIFVLVYCTAGISGGHINPAVTFGLLLARKVSLLRAVLYIVAQCLGAISGVGLVKAWQKTLYVEHGGGANELSPGYSKGIGLAAEIIGTFVLVYTVFSATDPKRNARDSHVPVLAPLPIGFAVFMVHLATIPITGTGINPARSFGAAVIYNQDKAWDDQWMFWVGPFIGAAIAAFYHQFVLRAGAIKALGSFRSNA, encoded by the exons ATGGCGAAAGATGTTGAGGGAGCTGAGCACAGTGAGTTTGCGGCAAAGGACTACCATGACCCTCCTCCTACTCCTCTTTTTGACGCCGAGGAGCTGACCAAATGGTCATTTTACAGAGCTGTCATCGCAGAGTTCATTGCTACGCTTCTGTTCCTTTACATCACGGTTTTGACTGTGATTGGGTACAAAGAACAGAGCAAACTCGACCAGTGCGGCGGTGTTGGGATTCTCGGTATCGCTTGGGCCTTCGGTGGCATGATCTTCGTCCTTGTTTACTGCACCGCCGGTATCTCCG GAGGACACATCAACCCAGCTGTGACTTTCGGGCTCCTCTTGGCACGCAAGGTGTCGCTCCTCAGGGCTGTGCTCTACATAGTTGCACAGTGTCTGGGTGCTATCAGTGGTGTAGGGTTGGTCAAGGCCTGGCAGAAGACCTTGTACGTCGAGCATGGTGGTGGAGCCAATGAGTTGTCCCCTGGGTACAGCAAGGGCATCGGATTGGCGGCTGAGATCATCGGCACCTTTGTTCTTGTATACACTGTGTTCTCTGCCACTGACCCTAAGAGAAACGCCAGAGACTCCCATGTTCCT GTCTTGGCACCACTTCCCATTGGATTTGCTGTTTTCATGGTTCACTTGGCCACCATTCCCATTACTGGCACTGGTATCAACCCTGCTAGAAGTTTTGGAGCTGCTGTCATCTACAACCAAGACAAAGCCTGGGATGACCAA TGGATGTTCTGGGTTGGACCTTTCATTGGAGCTGCCATTGCTGCCTTTTACCACCAATTTGTTCTGAGAGCAGGAGCAATTAAGGCCCTAGGGTCTTTCAGGAGCAATGCTTAA